The Mesorhizobium sp. AR02 genomic interval AGCGCGCGATAGCAGTCCTCGACGCTGTCGACGACGACGCGGAAGCCGAAAATGTCGGACAGCTGCTCGAAGGACAGCGCCTTGGCCTCCATCTTGCGGAACACCGACCAGGGCTTCTTCTGCCGGCTCTTCACGCCGGCATTGATGGCATGCTTTTCAAACAGCGCCGACAGCGCCTTTTCAATGTCGGTCAGCACGCCCTTGTTGCGTTCGAATATCTCGGCGAGCCGGGCGGTGACCGCGCGATAGGCTTCCGGATTGATGAAGCGGAAGGCGATCTCTTCCAGCTCCTCGCGCATGCCTTGCATGCCCATGCGCCCGGCCAGCGGCGCGTAGATGTCCATCGTCTCCTCGGCAATGCGCAGGCGTTTGGCCTCGGGCATGTGGTCGAGAGTGCGCATGTTGTGCAAACGGTCGGCGAGCTTGACCAGCAGCACGCGCACATCTTCCGAGATCGCCAGCAGCAGCTTGCGCAGGTTCTCCGCCTGCTCGGCCTTCTTGGAGACGAGATCGAGCTTCTTCAGCTTGGTCAGGCCCTCGACCAGCTTGCCCATTTCGGGGCCGAACAGATCGTCGATCTCGGCCCGCGTCGCCGTGGTGTCCTCGATGGTGTCGTGCAGCAAAGCGACGGCGATCGTCGCCTCGTCCATGTGCATTTCGGTGAGGATGGCTGCGACTTCGAGCGGATGCGAGAAATAGGGGTCGCCGGAAGCGCGCTTCTGGTGGCCATGCTTCTGCATGGCATAGACATAGGCCTTGTTGAGCAACGCCTCGTTGACGTCAGGCTTGTAGCGCTGGACGCGCTCGACAAGCTCATACTGACGCATCATGGGCGGAATCTCGCGATGCTGAAATGATTGATGCGCCGCACTAGCGTACGGCGCATCTCATAGATAGCCACGAAACTGACCGGACGGAAGTGCCGGAAACGTATTCCAGGCAGGTCCAGAGCGCTTGCTTAGTAGTCGTCGCTCTTTTCCGGGGGGACGAGACCCTCGATGCCGGCCAGCAGGTCTTCCTCGGTCATCCGATCGAACGTGACATTCTCCTCGGCGTCGTCAGTGTCTGCGGCCGCAACGGCGGCGCCGGTCTGATCGGCGATCACTTCGCCATCGGCTTCGGGCTCGTCGACCTCGACATGCTTCTGCAGCGAATGGATCAGATCTTCCTTGAGGTCGTCGGGCGACAGCGTCTCGTCGGCGATCTCGCGCAAGGCGATGACCGGGTTCTTGTCGTTGTCACGAGGAACGGTGATCTGCGCGCCCTGGCTGATCTGGCGAGCACGGTGGCCGGCCAAAAGCACCAGCTCGAAGCGGTTGTCGACCTTGTCGATGCAATCTTCAACGGTTACGCGGGCCATGGACTGCCCCTTTCATGCCTGGATTTGATGGAAAACAGGCGCGGTCCATAACCCGAACGCCGCCAAAATACAAGCATCATGCCAAAGTCGGCGCTGCAGGACACTCAATCCTGCGGTCAAACACCCGATTGAAGCAGAACGCCGTTGCGTCCATGGCGTTCGACACCGCGATCACAATTGCTTGCATTGCCCCATCACGCCTTGGATTGCCACCAAACAGGGGTTATCTCGGATGGACAAGGTCAGCCGGTTTATTATGAGCCTGACCGATGGTCGCTACCGCATTTCGTTTAGACGGCCGCATTTTTCGAAAAGGAATATTTTCCATGTTCGACCCTCGTGAAAAAATCGCGCTGTTCATCGACGGCGCCAATCTCTACGCCACGTCGCGCGCGCTCGGCTTCGACATCGACTATCGCAAGCTGCTGTCGAGCTTCCAGAAGCGCGGCTATCTCCTACGCGCCTATTATTACACGGCGCTGGTCGAGGATCAGGAATACTCCTCGATCCGTCCCCTGATCGACTGGCTCGACTATAACGGCTTCAAGGTGGTGACCAAGCCGGCCAAGGAATTCACCGACTCGACCGGCCGCCGCAAGATCAAGGGCAATATGGACATCGAACTCACCGTCGATGCGCTGGAACTCGCCGATGTCGTCGACCACTATGTCATCTTCTCCGGCGATGGCGACTTCCGCACTCTGGTCGAGGCGCTGCAGCGGCGCGGCCGCAAAGTGTCGATCGTCTCGACCATGGCCTCGCAGCCGCCGATGATTTCTGACGATCTGCGCCGTCAGGCCGACCATTTCATCGACCTGACGACGCTGAAGAACGAAGTCGGCCGCGATCCCTCCGAACGGCCCGTTCGGCGGCCCGAACCGGCTGAAGTCGACGAGGACGACTACTGAGGCCGGTAGCCTTGACCGCCCTTTCCGTTTCCGAACCGAACCGCGACTGCCAGCTCTGCCCGCGGCTGCATGATTTCATTGCCGAGTGGCGGCAGCGCGAGCCGTCCTGGTTCAACGCGCCGGTGCCGACCTTCCTGCCGCCGGAGGGCGAGGATACCGTCCAGCTTCTGATCGTCGGGCTGGCGCCCGGCCTGCGCGGCGCCAACCGCACCGGGCGTCCCTTCACCGGCGACTATGCCGGTGACCTGCTCTATTCGACCCTGATCGCGCACGGTTTTGCGCGCGGGCAATTCAAGGCGCGGCCCGATGACGGGCTGGAGCTTGTCGGCACCGCGATCACCAATGCGGTGCGCTGCGTGCCACCGGAGAACAAGCCTGTCGGCGCCGAAATCTCCACCTGCCGGACATTCCTGGTGCCGACAATCGCCCGCTTCCCAAACCTGCGCGCCGTGCTGGCGCTTGGATCGATCGCGCACCAGTCGACCGTGCGCGCGCTCGGCGGGCGCGTCGCCGCCTACCCATTCAAGCATGGCGGGCAATTGCCGGCCGGCGGCATCACGCTGTTTTCGAGCTACCACTGCTCGCGCTACAACACCAACACCGGCGTTTTGACCGAGGCGATGTTTGTCAGGGTGTTCACAGAGATCGCAGCGTTCCTGCGGACATAGCCATTCTTCAGAATCCCTCCAGCACGATCTTGCCCTTGGCCTTGCCGGTCTCGATCAGCGCATGGGCGCGCTTCAGATTGGCGGCATTGATACGACCGAAGGTTTCGCCCAATGTGGTGCGGATGGTGCCTTGATCGACAAGGCGTGACAGTTCGTTCAGATGCTCGCCCTGCGCGGCCATGTCCTGCGTCTCGAACAGCGAGCGGGTGAACATCAGTTCCCAATGCACCGAAACGCTTTTGCGTTTGAACGGATTGATATCGAGCGTCTGGGGATCGTCGATCAACCCAAAACGGCCCTGCGGTGCGATCAATTCGGCGATCTCGGCCAGGTGCCGGTCGGTGTTGGTTGTCGAGAACACGAAAGCTGGTGCGCCAATGCCGAGTGCCGCGACTTCACTGCTGAGCGGCTTGGAATGATCAATGACATGATGGGCGCCAAGTCCAAGCACCCAGTCATGTGTTTCAGGCCTTGATGCGGTGGCGATCACCGTCAGATCGGTCAGCTGGCGCGCAAGCTGGACCGCAATCGAGCCGACGCCACCGGCGCCGCCGATGATCACGATGGCATTCGTGGCACCCACGACTGGCTTCTTCACGTCAAGGCGATCGAACAGCGCCTCGAAGGCGGTGATCGCTGTCAGCGGCAGCGCCGCCGCCTGCGCATAGTCGAGCGAGCCGGGCTTGCGGCCGACAAGACGCTCATCGACAAGGTGGAACTCGGCATTGGTGCCTTGCGGCGCGAGCGCACCGGAATAGAAGACGTCGTCTCCGGACTTGAACAGGCTGGCATCCGAACCCGTGGCGACGACCCGGCCGGCAGCGTCCCAACCAAGCACGCGCCAGCTTCCGGCTTCGGGCTTGGCACTTCGCCTTATCTTGGTGTCGGCCGGATTGACCGAGATCGCCTTCACCTCGACCAGCAGTTGACGGCCTTTCGGCTCCGGCTTGGGCAGGTCGATATCGACAAGCGAGGCCGCATCGGTGATGGGGGCTGGGATTTGATAGCCGACGGCGCGCATTTTTGGTCTCCGCGATTGCTGTTGGGCGTTGTGTGGGGCAGAGATGCGGATTATGTGCGTTGAGCGCAAGAATGCACATATAAAGCACATAGTGTCGAAAAGGATACCGTCATGCCGCGCATTCGCCATGAGCGATTCGATTGCAGCCCCGGCTGCACCGTGGAGGGAACGCTCCGCTATATCGATGGAAAGTGGAAAGGCGTCGTGCTCTACCATCTGTTCCAGGGCACGCTGCGCTTCAACGAGATCCGCCGGCGCATTCCAAACTGCACGCAGCGCATGCTGACCAACCAACTGCGCGAACTGGAAGCCGATGGACTGATCGCTCGCAAGATCTATCCGGAAGTACCGCCGAAGGTGGAATACAGCCTGACACCGCGCGGCAGAAGCCTGGAACCGGTGATCACCGCCCTGAAAGTCTGGGGCGATGCGAATGTGACGCTGGCGCCGCAGGTTTCGCAGGTTGCAGCATAAAGCGAGCGCGATCTCTGAATGAGTTCACGGGGATGGCGGAGCTTCCGGAGGGATCGATCCCGGTGATGCTGCAGACAGCGCGGCTAGCACCGCCGGCCCGCCCTGAAGAACGTTCAGGTCGACGTCACCCTCAATGCCATCAACGCGCCCCCTGTTGTGGTACTGCCAATAGACCCAGTCATGGCGGTCCGGTTCCACCAGCAGCGAGCGAAGCCAAAGCGGGTGAGCGGCGATCTGCCCGGCATAGGCGGCCTCGGCCTCATCCGTCAGATAGACGATTGCCGTCTTGCCGAACGCCGCCTCGACGGGTCCGAGGAAAGCCTGGAGTTCGGCATTCAACTGTTCGGGCGACGGACGCTGCGGACAATTGCCGCCGAACTCGATGTCGACGACCGGCGGCAGCAAGGGCTGATCGTGCGGCACGACCGAGATGAAATTCTTCGCCTGGTCGGCGCCCGGCCGGCAGAAGGTGAAGAAATGATAGGCGCCGACGGCAAGGCCAGCCGCACGAGCCTCACGCAGATTGGTGGCAAAAGCGCGATCAACATGGTCGCCGCCTTCGGTCGCCTTGATGACGGCGAAGGCGACATCGTCGTCGGCAACGCGCCGCCAGTCGATCTGGCCCTGATGATGGGAGACGTCGATGCCTCTGACCGGATATTTGCCACGGTCGGGAGAATAGGTGTGGAAATAGAAGAAGCCGCCGGCCACCACCATCGCCGCAAAAACCAGACTGACCGATCCCAAGAGGATGATCCGGTTCTTCAAGACTATCCCCTCTGGTACTTGCCGGCTCCGGTTGTTCGAAACTTGAAAGCCAACACTTGGCTTTTCTAGGGCTACCGCTCGATGCCCAGCCCTTCGCTATGGGCTCCCTGCCCTCGGGCGTTCAGCCCCTTCAAATGGTCCACCGGACCTTTTGATCCGCCCGAAGGCGGACCGGGCCTTCACCGTTCGTCGGACGAAAGCCAAATCGTTGGCTTTCGTCCGCTTCGCGGACCACTCCTCACCCACGCTCCTTGAGAAGCCGGCCCTTCTCGCGCGACCAGTCGCGCTGCTTTTCGGTCTCGCGCTTGTCGTGCAATTTCTTGCCTCGGCCGACGGCGAGCAGCAGCTTGGCGCGACCCTGATCGTTGAAATAGATCTTCAGCGGCACCAAGGTCATGCCTTCGCGGTCGACGCTCTGCGACAGCTTGGCCATCTCGCGCTTGTTGAGCAGGAGTTTGCGGCGCCGCCTGGGCTCGTGGTTGAAGCGGTTGGCCTGCAGATATTCCGGCAGATAGGAGTTGATCAGCCAGATCTCGCCGCCCTCGACCGAGGCATAGCTGTCCTGGATGTTGGCCTGGCCCTGGCGCAGTGACTTGACCTCGGTGCCAGTCAGCACAAGGCCGGTCTCGATCGTGTCGAGCACCTCATAGGAAAACCGCGCCTTGCGGTTTTCCGCAACGGTCTTGTTGTTGGGATCGGCTTTTCTGACTTGATTCATGACGTCTAGAGTCCGTTTCGAAACTCGCTCCTGCGAGTCAGATGATGGTGCCACCGAGAACCGGAGCGGAGCGTACATATAGTACGTGAGCACCGGAAGCGCAGGTGGCGCCTTCAGATGGCCGCAGGAGTAGAGTTTCCAAACGGGCTCGCTAATTAATCAAGCCGGCGTGCTTCATCGCCGCATCGATCTTCTCGGCCGTCGACTGTTCGACCGTGACCAGCGGCGAACGCAGCACGTTCTCGACCTTGCCCAGCTTCGACAGCGCGTATTTGGCGCCGGACACGCCGGGCTCCAGGAAGATCGCCTTGTGCAGGGGCAAGAGACGATCCTGCAATTCCAGCGCCTTGGCGCTGTCGCCGGACAGTGTGGCTTCCTGGAATTCGGCGCAGAGCCGCGGTGCGACATTCGACGTCACCGAAATGCAGCCGACGCCGCCATGGGCGTTGAAGCCGAGCGCCGAGGCATCCTCGCCGGAAAGCTGGATGAAATCCTTGCCGCAGGTCATGCGTTGCTCGGACACACGCTC includes:
- the rpoZ gene encoding DNA-directed RNA polymerase subunit omega, with amino-acid sequence MARVTVEDCIDKVDNRFELVLLAGHRARQISQGAQITVPRDNDKNPVIALREIADETLSPDDLKEDLIHSLQKHVEVDEPEADGEVIADQTGAAVAAADTDDAEENVTFDRMTEEDLLAGIEGLVPPEKSDDY
- a CDS encoding NYN domain-containing protein codes for the protein MFDPREKIALFIDGANLYATSRALGFDIDYRKLLSSFQKRGYLLRAYYYTALVEDQEYSSIRPLIDWLDYNGFKVVTKPAKEFTDSTGRRKIKGNMDIELTVDALELADVVDHYVIFSGDGDFRTLVEALQRRGRKVSIVSTMASQPPMISDDLRRQADHFIDLTTLKNEVGRDPSERPVRRPEPAEVDEDDY
- a CDS encoding uracil-DNA glycosylase, which produces MTALSVSEPNRDCQLCPRLHDFIAEWRQREPSWFNAPVPTFLPPEGEDTVQLLIVGLAPGLRGANRTGRPFTGDYAGDLLYSTLIAHGFARGQFKARPDDGLELVGTAITNAVRCVPPENKPVGAEISTCRTFLVPTIARFPNLRAVLALGSIAHQSTVRALGGRVAAYPFKHGGQLPAGGITLFSSYHCSRYNTNTGVLTEAMFVRVFTEIAAFLRT
- a CDS encoding zinc-binding alcohol dehydrogenase family protein, with translation MRAVGYQIPAPITDAASLVDIDLPKPEPKGRQLLVEVKAISVNPADTKIRRSAKPEAGSWRVLGWDAAGRVVATGSDASLFKSGDDVFYSGALAPQGTNAEFHLVDERLVGRKPGSLDYAQAAALPLTAITAFEALFDRLDVKKPVVGATNAIVIIGGAGGVGSIAVQLARQLTDLTVIATASRPETHDWVLGLGAHHVIDHSKPLSSEVAALGIGAPAFVFSTTNTDRHLAEIAELIAPQGRFGLIDDPQTLDINPFKRKSVSVHWELMFTRSLFETQDMAAQGEHLNELSRLVDQGTIRTTLGETFGRINAANLKRAHALIETGKAKGKIVLEGF
- a CDS encoding winged helix-turn-helix transcriptional regulator gives rise to the protein MPRIRHERFDCSPGCTVEGTLRYIDGKWKGVVLYHLFQGTLRFNEIRRRIPNCTQRMLTNQLRELEADGLIARKIYPEVPPKVEYSLTPRGRSLEPVITALKVWGDANVTLAPQVSQVAA
- a CDS encoding glycoside hydrolase family 25 protein → MKNRIILLGSVSLVFAAMVVAGGFFYFHTYSPDRGKYPVRGIDVSHHQGQIDWRRVADDDVAFAVIKATEGGDHVDRAFATNLREARAAGLAVGAYHFFTFCRPGADQAKNFISVVPHDQPLLPPVVDIEFGGNCPQRPSPEQLNAELQAFLGPVEAAFGKTAIVYLTDEAEAAYAGQIAAHPLWLRSLLVEPDRHDWVYWQYHNRGRVDGIEGDVDLNVLQGGPAVLAALSAASPGSIPPEAPPSP
- the smpB gene encoding SsrA-binding protein SmpB; this encodes MNQVRKADPNNKTVAENRKARFSYEVLDTIETGLVLTGTEVKSLRQGQANIQDSYASVEGGEIWLINSYLPEYLQANRFNHEPRRRRKLLLNKREMAKLSQSVDREGMTLVPLKIYFNDQGRAKLLLAVGRGKKLHDKRETEKQRDWSREKGRLLKERG